One segment of Thermoanaerobacter kivui DNA contains the following:
- the ybeY gene encoding rRNA maturation RNase YbeY: MNILIDDRQDKINSENLKELVERVIQTVLEIEEVVDNVEVSVSFVDNEEIQKLNKYYRGIDSPTDVLSFPLVEFEEIYSDIEEEEEIEKVHPIGDIVISLEKAMEQSLEYGHSFEREVAYLTAHSMLHLLGYDHETEEDKKIMRQKEEEVMAKLNIGR; this comes from the coding sequence ATGAATATTTTAATAGATGACAGGCAGGATAAAATAAATTCAGAGAATTTAAAGGAATTGGTAGAGCGAGTCATACAAACTGTGTTGGAAATAGAAGAGGTTGTTGACAATGTGGAAGTGAGTGTGTCCTTTGTAGACAATGAAGAGATTCAAAAACTCAACAAATATTATAGAGGCATTGACAGTCCAACAGATGTTTTGTCTTTTCCTCTTGTGGAGTTTGAAGAAATATATTCTGACATAGAAGAGGAAGAAGAAATAGAAAAGGTCCATCCGATAGGAGATATAGTCATTTCTTTAGAAAAAGCTATGGAACAGTCTCTTGAATACGGACACTCTTTCGAAAGAGAAGTGGCCTATTTGACAGCCCACAGCATGTTGCATCTTTTAGGCTATGACCATGAAACTGAAGAGGACAAAAAGATTATGAGGCAAAAAGAGGAAGAAGTCATGGCAAAACTAAACATTGGACGGTGA
- a CDS encoding diacylglycerol kinase, with translation MRSRNLIDSFNYAIEGILHAFKTQRNMKIHFIIAIFVLAFCLFFNLSRVEFVVILLTISLVLVSEMINTAIETTVDIIVKGYNPLAKIAKNVAAGAVLVSSVNAVIVAYLIFFDRINPWTKIILLRLRESPIHITVISLIVVIFLSIILKVHFGEGTPMRGGMPSAHSAIAFSIATAITFMTANAFIATLGFLLALMVAESRIEGKIHSFSQVLFGAFIGILITVLFFQIIR, from the coding sequence GTGAGGTCCAGGAATTTAATTGACAGTTTTAATTATGCAATAGAGGGAATTTTACATGCATTTAAGACTCAAAGAAACATGAAAATACATTTTATTATAGCAATATTTGTTTTGGCTTTTTGCCTTTTTTTTAATCTTTCACGGGTGGAATTTGTAGTAATTTTGCTTACCATTTCACTGGTACTCGTCTCTGAAATGATAAATACTGCCATTGAGACGACAGTGGATATTATTGTAAAAGGATATAATCCATTGGCAAAAATTGCAAAAAATGTAGCTGCAGGAGCTGTTCTCGTATCTTCTGTCAATGCAGTTATTGTAGCTTATTTAATATTTTTTGACAGAATAAATCCATGGACAAAAATAATTTTACTAAGACTTAGAGAGTCTCCCATTCATATTACAGTTATAAGCCTCATAGTTGTCATATTTTTATCTATAATTTTAAAGGTACATTTTGGGGAAGGAACTCCTATGAGAGGAGGAATGCCTAGCGCTCACAGCGCTATTGCTTTTTCTATAGCAACAGCTATAACTTTTATGACTGCGAATGCCTTTATTGCAACATTGGGTTTTCTTCTTGCACTCATGGTGGCGGAAAGCAGAATTGAAGGCAAAATCCACTCTTTTTCTCAGGTGTTGTTTGGTGCTTTTATTGGCATACTAATTACAGTTTTATTTTTTCAAATAATTAGGTGA